A section of the Humulus lupulus chromosome 2, drHumLupu1.1, whole genome shotgun sequence genome encodes:
- the LOC133814661 gene encoding polyadenylate-binding protein-interacting protein 11-like → MSISYVKKSENLADLFTKLLTRDMVVDCRICGDPNSVLHFSFIEFTDEEGARAALSLTGTMLGFYPVRVLPSKTAIAPVNPTFLPRTDDEREMCERTIYCSNIDKNVAQADVKLFFESVCGEVYLPRLLGDYHNSTRIAFVEFVMKLGKVYCDK, encoded by the exons ATGTCAATCTCTTATGTCAAGaaaagtgagaacttagcggatctgTTCACTAAACTTCTTACAAGAGATATG GTTGTTGATTGCCGAATTTGTGGTGATCCAAACTCAGTACTTCATTTTTCCTTCATTGAATTCACTGATGAAG AAGGCGCAAGGGCTGCTTTGAGTCTCACAGGGACAATGCTTGGATTTTACCCTGTTAGAGTACTGCCCTCTAAGACAGCTATTGCACCAGTTAACCCAACATTTTTGCCAAGG ACTGACGATGAACGTGAGATGTGTGAACGAACCATTTATTGTTCAAATATTGACAAAAAT GTTGCTCAAGCTGATGTTAAACTCTTTTTTGAATCAGTCTGTGGAGAG GTTTATCTCCCAAGGCTGCTTGGGGACTATCATAATTCTACTCGTATTGCCTTTGTTGAGTTTGTAATG AAATTAGGGAAGGTGTATTGTGACAAGTGA